A single genomic interval of Cryptosporangium phraense harbors:
- a CDS encoding endonuclease/exonuclease/phosphatase family protein: MVRRTTAAAAGAVFTAAMLSSAPAHAATATRIHDVQGAAHLSPLRGTAVSVPGIVTAKASNGFYLQDPQPDRDARTSEAILVFTGSAPTVAVGDAVTVEGTVSEFRPGGADGVANLTTTELTSPTVTVTSSGNPLPKATVLHPPTSVIENDAHGDVEQAGTFDPAQDGLDYYESLESMRVTVANAQAVGPTNSFNELPVVTSGAGPRSARGGIVLRPNDANPERIILDDGLGFTPPKVDVGARATTAPTGVVSYSFGNVKIALTAATTFTGTLKPETTRADTGTELSIGTFNVENLDPGDPPAKFARLASIIVTNLRAPDVLALEEVQDDTGATDDGTVAADQTYAKLIAAITAAGGPAYQYRQIDPVDDQDGGEPGGNIRVGFLFAPSRGVTFANAPAGDSTTPVAVSGGHLTLNPGRIDPANDAWADSRKPLVGEFVYRGQHVFVIANHFASKGGDQPLFGRFQPPATPSATKRTAQARLVNDFVKKLPAGARIAVIGDLNDFEFSTAVKTVAGTQLIDLPATLPVSQRYTYVFDGNSQVLDHILLSKAAARSYSYDIVHVNAEYADQASDHDPQLVRLKIS, encoded by the coding sequence ATGGTGCGAAGGACAACAGCCGCTGCGGCGGGCGCGGTGTTCACGGCCGCGATGCTCAGCAGCGCACCCGCCCACGCGGCGACCGCGACACGCATCCACGACGTGCAGGGCGCGGCGCACCTGTCGCCGCTCCGCGGCACCGCGGTCAGCGTCCCCGGGATCGTCACGGCCAAGGCGTCCAACGGCTTCTACCTGCAGGACCCGCAGCCCGACCGGGACGCGCGCACGTCCGAGGCGATCCTGGTCTTCACCGGCTCGGCTCCGACGGTCGCCGTCGGCGACGCGGTGACGGTCGAGGGCACGGTCAGCGAGTTCCGCCCCGGCGGGGCGGACGGCGTCGCCAACTTGACGACGACCGAGCTCACCAGCCCGACGGTGACCGTCACGTCGTCGGGCAACCCGCTCCCCAAGGCCACCGTGCTGCACCCGCCGACGTCGGTCATCGAGAACGACGCCCATGGGGACGTCGAGCAAGCCGGCACATTCGACCCGGCGCAGGACGGCCTCGACTACTACGAGTCGCTCGAGTCGATGCGGGTCACGGTCGCCAACGCCCAGGCCGTCGGACCGACCAACTCGTTCAACGAACTCCCGGTCGTCACCAGCGGCGCCGGGCCCCGCAGCGCCCGCGGCGGCATCGTGCTCCGTCCGAACGACGCCAACCCCGAGCGGATCATCCTCGACGACGGGCTCGGCTTCACGCCCCCGAAGGTCGACGTCGGCGCCAGAGCGACCACGGCGCCCACCGGCGTGGTCAGCTACAGCTTCGGCAACGTCAAGATCGCGCTCACCGCCGCCACCACGTTCACCGGGACGCTCAAGCCCGAGACGACCAGGGCCGACACCGGCACCGAGCTCTCGATCGGCACGTTCAACGTCGAGAACCTCGACCCGGGCGACCCGCCCGCGAAGTTCGCGCGGCTGGCGTCGATCATCGTCACCAACCTGCGCGCGCCCGACGTCCTCGCCCTGGAAGAGGTGCAGGACGACACCGGGGCCACCGACGACGGGACGGTCGCGGCCGACCAGACCTACGCGAAGCTGATCGCCGCGATCACCGCGGCCGGCGGGCCGGCCTACCAGTACCGGCAGATCGACCCGGTCGACGACCAGGACGGCGGCGAGCCCGGCGGCAACATCCGGGTCGGCTTCCTGTTCGCCCCGAGCCGCGGGGTGACGTTCGCCAACGCTCCGGCCGGCGACTCCACCACCCCGGTCGCGGTCTCCGGTGGGCACCTGACGCTCAACCCCGGCCGCATCGACCCGGCGAACGACGCCTGGGCCGACAGCCGCAAGCCGCTGGTCGGCGAATTCGTCTACCGTGGACAGCACGTCTTCGTCATCGCCAACCACTTCGCCTCGAAGGGCGGCGACCAGCCGCTGTTCGGCCGCTTCCAGCCGCCCGCGACCCCGAGCGCGACGAAGCGGACCGCCCAGGCCCGGCTGGTCAACGACTTCGTGAAGAAGCTGCCGGCCGGCGCCCGGATCGCGGTCATCGGTGACCTCAACGACTTCGAGTTCTCCACCGCGGTGAAGACCGTGGCCGGGACCCAGCTGATCGACCTGCCGGCCACGCTGCCGGTCTCGCAGCGCTACACGTACGTGTTCGACGGCAACTCCCAGGTGCTCGACCACATCCTGCTCAGCAAGGCCGCGGCCCGCTCGTACTCGTACGACATCGTGCACGTGAACGCCGAGTACGCCGACCAGGCCAGCGACCACGACCCGCAGCTGGTGCGCCTGAAGATCAGTTGA
- a CDS encoding tyrosine-protein phosphatase, whose translation MAERVVTLQGASNVRDLGGLPTVDGRQTRFGLLYRSDAPSELTPADVEELVGVRGLRQIVDLRSVEETERDGVGPLQTAGLEYANHPMSSDPGVGMVVPELLRGSMSGHYLGYLGTGAEGVVAAARLLTDPGRQPALVHCAAGKDRTGTLVAILLDAVGVERDAIAADYAMTDANMDAIVERVVRRLTAANGGVLPPHPRTLPEDSRHARAQTMVEFLEQLTTVFGGGGGWLVAHGYSDADLERFRAAFVA comes from the coding sequence ATGGCCGAGCGGGTCGTGACCCTGCAGGGTGCGAGCAATGTCCGGGACCTCGGTGGCCTTCCCACGGTCGACGGTAGACAGACCCGGTTCGGCCTGCTCTACCGGTCGGATGCGCCCAGCGAGCTGACCCCGGCCGACGTCGAGGAGCTGGTCGGCGTGAGAGGCCTGCGCCAGATAGTGGACCTGAGGTCGGTCGAGGAGACCGAACGCGACGGCGTCGGCCCGCTCCAGACGGCCGGTCTCGAGTACGCGAACCACCCGATGAGCAGCGACCCCGGCGTCGGAATGGTGGTGCCGGAGCTGCTGCGGGGCAGCATGTCCGGCCACTACTTGGGCTATCTCGGCACCGGCGCGGAGGGGGTCGTGGCCGCGGCGCGCCTGCTCACCGACCCGGGGCGGCAACCGGCGCTGGTGCACTGCGCCGCGGGCAAGGACCGCACCGGCACGCTGGTCGCGATCCTGCTCGACGCGGTCGGCGTCGAGCGCGACGCGATCGCCGCTGACTACGCGATGACCGACGCCAACATGGACGCGATCGTCGAGCGCGTGGTCCGCCGGCTGACCGCCGCCAACGGCGGCGTCCTCCCGCCGCACCCGCGCACCCTGCCGGAGGACTCGCGTCACGCGCGCGCTCAGACGATGGTCGAGTTCTTGGAGCAGCTGACGACGGTGTTCGGTGGGGGTGGTGGGTGGCTGGTCGCTCACGGCTATTCGGACGCCGATCTGGAGCGGTTTCGGGCGGCGTTCGTGGCGTAG